The following nucleotide sequence is from Atribacterota bacterium.
GACGAAATCCATCATCTTCCGCAGAAATTAACCCCTCTCTTGTCACTCTTTGAACCACGTTTTCAATCCATTCTTTCGCTTCGTGGTACTCCTCCTTTCCCGCCACATAGACCACCCCCAGACGATGTCTCAAGTGGTCGAAGTATAAAAATCGGCGGGCCAGGGCAAAATAGGCCAGAGGAAAATCGAGTGGCTTTCGAGGAACCGTCAATTCCCAGGTTTTTACGGCATCGTAACTCAGAAACCCTACTGCTCCACCCAGAAATGGCAAATCAAGCGACGGATACACCCGACAGGTAGGAAAAATCTGCTCAAGACGGGGTATTACACTCCAAAATTCCTGAAATACTACCTCCCTATCCACATCAAAGACAAGAAAGGAATATCGTCCCCATACCTCACCCCTTTCGGCACTTTCCAGAAGAAACAAGGGCATTTTATCCGAAAACCTTTCCACCAGGGCAATCGGGGTCAAACGGTCCCCCAGAACCTCCCCATAAAGTGGGACAAAATCGTATCCTTCATCAATCCGTTTTTGGAACTCTCCGTAACCAGGCCGTATCTCCATTCCTTCCACCTCAAAATAAAAAGCCCTCGTCAAGAGACGAGGGCTTTACTCGCGGTGCCACTCTTTTTGATGATGGATAACCCATCACCCACTCCCCCAGGTACAGGAATCCTCCGATACCCTGCTTTCTCTATAGGGAAAGACCCTCTTCAGCCTACTCACTTTTTCGCTTTCGGTGAAGTGCTCCGAGGCCCATTCACTCCTCCCTGAACACCGGGCTCCCACCTTCCCCGACTCTCTCTGGTCCACGGAAAGAAGCTACTTCCCCTCTTCATCGCTCTACCTATTCAACTTAAGAGAAGCGTAGCAAAAATTTGTCCCTTCGTCAAGAACCTTTTGAAGAAAATTCCTTTACTTCAAGAATTTTAAGAAAAAGCGGCGCGATCTCCGGATCAAACTGTTTTCCCCGCTGATTCCAGATTTCCTCCATAGCTTGCAACCGTGAAAGAGGAAGACGGTATGGCCTTCCCATCGTCATTGCTTCATAAGCGTTCATGATAGCCCCAGCCCGGCTCAGAAAGGGAATGGCTCTTCCTCTCAACCCCCGGGGATAACCCTTTCCATCCCATCGTTCTCGAAAAGAGAGAATTTCTTCCGCGATCGAATTTAACATTTGGAGTTGGGATGCAAGCCGGTATCCAGCTTCGCTGTGACTGGTGATGAGCTTCCACTCATTCACACTCATTTCTTTCCGATCTCGACTGAGGAGCTCTCCCGGAATAATTATCTTCCCCAAATCATGAAAAACCAGAAGTCGCAGCAACTTCTCCCTTTCAAATTTGGTTAAAGAAAGCTTATTACCGAACTCTAAACCCAGACGCAACCTTTCTGAAGTGCGAAAATGGGGCTCACATGCGTAAACCTTTTTTCTGAGGCACCCCTTAAGGGCCACGAGAACCTGTTTCTCCACCTCTTTTTTGCGCATCGTTTTGTCATGGTACATGGCCCTTTCCGCCTCTTCACGCACTTCGTTTATACTCTGGTACGGCTCACTTTTTGTCGCAACCCCAAAGGACAGCGAAACGGGGATATGGCAATCATGCTCAAAAGGGAAAAAGAATAGTGGAAACCGCATCAAAAGTTCATGAGCTTTTTCACGGGCAGTTTTGGGAAGCAAAATGGCAAACTCATCACCACCAAACCGAGCCACAAGGTCCTCTCTCCGGCATATCGTTTTCAACCGCTGCGCTACATTCTGAAGAATCCGATCTCCTACCGCATGTCCCAGGACATCGTTCACTAATTTAAATTTGTTGACATCCGCAATGACTACAGAAAGTGGCAACTGTCTTGTGGTATTCAACCTTTCCAATTCTGCATCAAAGTAAGCCCGAGAAAAAAGACCAGTAAGGACATCACGAAAGGACCCGCCCATCTTGCGCCTGCGACCTTCACTCAGAGCTCGGAAT
It contains:
- a CDS encoding diguanylate cyclase, producing the protein MEKRFLEEGRLRIFIYHDEETFRALSEGRRRKMGGSFRDVLTGLFSRAYFDAELERLNTTRQLPLSVVIADVNKFKLVNDVLGHAVGDRILQNVAQRLKTICRREDLVARFGGDEFAILLPKTAREKAHELLMRFPLFFFPFEHDCHIPVSLSFGVATKSEPYQSINEVREEAERAMYHDKTMRKKEVEKQVLVALKGCLRKKVYACEPHFRTSERLRLGLEFGNKLSLTKFEREKLLRLLVFHDLGKIIIPGELLSRDRKEMSVNEWKLITSHSEAGYRLASQLQMLNSIAEEILSFRERWDGKGYPRGLRGRAIPFLSRAGAIMNAYEAMTMGRPYRLPLSRLQAMEEIWNQRGKQFDPEIAPLFLKILEVKEFSSKGS